From the genome of Deltaproteobacteria bacterium:
CGATCGCGCGCCCGCGGTAGCGATGATCAAGTACATCGGTTCGAAGCGCACGCTGATTCCCGTGTTACTCGAAGCCGTGCGGCGCGCCGCCGACGCGCGAACCGTCGCCGACCTGTTCTCCGGCACCGCCCGCGTCGGCCACGCCCTCAAGGCGGCCGGCTACCGCGTCGTGTCCAACGACAACAACGCCTACGCGGCCACCCTGGCCCGCTGCTACGTGCAAGCCGACGCCGAGGACGTGCTCGACGACGCGCGCAAACTCATTCGAGAACTCAACGCGCTGCCGGGCTCTCCCGGCTACTTCACTGACACGTTCTGCATCCGGTCGCGCTTCTTTCAGCCGAAAAATGGAGAGCGCATCGACGCGATCCGCGAAGCGATCGCGGAAAAGAGCCTCGATCCCGAACTCGAAGCCGTCCTGCTCGTGTCGCTGATGGAGGCCGCCGACCGCGTCGACTCGACGACCGGCGTGCAGATGGCGTACCTCAAGAGTTGGGCGCCGCGGTCGTACAACGACCTGGAGCTGCGGGTGCCGAACGTCCTGCCGCGCGCCAAGCACGGCAAAGGCGCGGCGCTATGCCTCGACGCGATCGACGCCGCCGCGCGCATCGACGCCGACGTCGCCTACATCGACCCGCCGTACAATCAACATTCGTATCTCGGCAACTACCACATCTGGGAATCCCTGATTCGGTGGGACAAGCCGGAGGTGTACGGCGTCGCGTGCAAGCGCGTCGACGTCCGAACTCGCAAGAGCG
Proteins encoded in this window:
- a CDS encoding DNA methyltransferase — its product is MIKYIGSKRTLIPVLLEAVRRAADARTVADLFSGTARVGHALKAAGYRVVSNDNNAYAATLARCYVQADAEDVLDDARKLIRELNALPGSPGYFTDTFCIRSRFFQPKNGERIDAIREAIAEKSLDPELEAVLLVSLMEAADRVDSTTGVQMAYLKSWAPRSYNDLELRVPNVLPRAKHGKGAALCLDAIDAAARIDADVAYIDPPYNQHSYLGNYHIWESLIRWDKPEVYGVACKRVDVRTRKSAFNSRPRFAAAMRRLLDAVRAPVIVVSFNNEGYLTRDQMEALLRSLWGGRGKVATIERDFKRYVGAQIGIYNPSGEKVGRVSHIR